In Candidatus Cohnella colombiensis, one DNA window encodes the following:
- the yfkAB gene encoding radical SAM/CxCxxxxC motif protein YfkAB, which yields MSGLSVPIPAGAFAPPASWELLSPQYDPWDPIRSLQQYGQHTLTSVELTVTHLCNMRCEHCAVGDSLTHTEQPHLPLDVIFRRLDEITHLETISITGGEPTFRMETVRDIIIPILKYARSRGLRSQLNSNVTLDFDRYEMIAPYLDVMHISFNYTEASDFHQVGFARSGRNVRETTTQKLYEQMIDNAQRLSKGGLFVSAESMINYRTVGKITEIHQLIVEMGCKRHEVHPMYPSSFAANLPVVSRDEMREAVEQLLDHRDPNIWMLFGTLPFYSCGTNEAEHTLVKRLASTPNVTVRNDPDGRNRVNVNMFSGDVYVTDFASIPSFGNVIDQSLEDIFMRWQNHPMQQAVNCHCPAASCCGPNLLVSDMYYKGIDFMKRKAIP from the coding sequence ATGTCAGGTTTGTCCGTTCCAATTCCAGCGGGTGCATTCGCTCCACCTGCAAGTTGGGAACTATTATCCCCTCAATATGATCCATGGGATCCAATCCGTTCGTTGCAGCAGTATGGGCAACATACGTTGACAAGTGTTGAATTGACAGTAACACACCTCTGTAATATGCGTTGTGAGCATTGTGCAGTTGGAGACAGTCTCACCCATACAGAGCAACCGCATCTTCCACTAGATGTGATTTTTCGTCGCCTAGACGAGATCACTCATTTGGAGACGATTAGTATTACCGGTGGAGAGCCTACATTTCGTATGGAAACTGTGCGTGACATCATTATCCCGATTTTAAAATATGCAAGAAGTAGAGGACTTCGTTCACAATTGAACTCGAATGTCACCTTAGACTTTGATCGTTACGAAATGATTGCACCCTATCTCGATGTGATGCATATTTCATTTAACTATACAGAAGCGAGTGATTTTCATCAGGTTGGCTTTGCTCGTTCTGGACGCAATGTGCGTGAGACAACGACGCAGAAGTTATATGAGCAGATGATAGATAACGCGCAACGCCTTTCAAAAGGGGGTCTGTTTGTTTCCGCAGAATCAATGATTAATTATCGTACCGTGGGAAAAATAACAGAAATTCACCAACTTATTGTGGAGATGGGCTGTAAGCGTCATGAGGTACATCCGATGTACCCAAGCTCGTTCGCTGCTAATTTGCCAGTGGTGTCACGTGATGAGATGCGTGAAGCAGTAGAGCAATTGTTAGATCATCGCGATCCGAATATTTGGATGCTGTTTGGCACGCTACCCTTTTACTCCTGTGGGACCAATGAGGCAGAACACACACTTGTTAAAAGATTAGCGTCTACGCCAAATGTAACCGTGCGGAACGATCCAGATGGGCGCAATCGCGTCAATGTGAATATGTTTAGCGGCGATGTCTATGTAACAGATTTTGCTTCTATCCCCTCTTTTGGAAATGTAATCGATCAATCGCTGGAGGACATCTTTATGCGTTGGCAAAATCACCCGATGCAGCAAGCGGTCAATTGTCATTGCCCTGCTGCAAGCTGCTGTGGGCCAAACTTGTTAGTGTCTGACATGTATTATAAAGGAATAGACTTTATGAAGCGGAAAGCGATACCCTGA
- a CDS encoding hemolysin family protein, which yields MEQLQWGAIFWNSLLVIVLVLLNAFFVASEFALVKVRQSRLTQLNEEGNIRAKYALKVNQRLDVYLSATQLGITLASLGLGWVGEPAIAGLIIEPLFHIFGYYDETIVHSISFAIAFCIITFLHIVLGELAPKSLAIQRSVGVSLWLSLPLLMFYRLFLPVIWFLNGTANRLLRLIGVSPATERDAAHTEEEIRILMNQSASTGIIDKDEMTLFDNVFEFADRVAREVMLPRTDMDCLLTNISYAENLKQVYATKHTRYPVGIEDKDQIIGFVHITDLLMSDPDEEHNLEEFLRPILSVPESMEISKVLKLMQKRKAQLAIVIDEYGGTAGMLTAETIMEEIVGEIHDEFDDELPSVVIKGELTSVDGRMLIEDVNDMFGIEIEDEEVDSIGGWIFNYLEGNVSKGQKISFEGYTFEIAQTERLRVIRLHIYKNKPLPAKPQESNQ from the coding sequence TTGGAACAACTGCAGTGGGGAGCTATCTTTTGGAATAGTTTACTTGTCATTGTATTGGTGCTTTTGAATGCTTTCTTCGTTGCATCGGAATTTGCGCTCGTGAAAGTGCGCCAATCACGATTGACACAACTTAACGAGGAAGGCAATATTCGCGCAAAGTATGCGCTAAAGGTGAATCAGAGACTTGACGTTTATTTATCTGCAACTCAGCTTGGGATTACACTAGCATCACTTGGACTTGGGTGGGTAGGGGAACCAGCAATCGCGGGTCTGATCATTGAACCTTTGTTTCACATTTTTGGTTATTATGACGAAACGATCGTGCATTCGATTTCCTTTGCAATAGCTTTCTGTATCATTACGTTCCTGCATATTGTACTGGGTGAGCTAGCGCCGAAATCTTTGGCTATTCAACGCTCTGTAGGTGTGTCCTTGTGGCTGTCATTGCCGTTGCTTATGTTCTATCGCTTATTTCTTCCGGTGATATGGTTTTTGAATGGGACGGCAAACCGCTTGTTAAGGCTCATTGGTGTATCACCTGCTACTGAACGTGATGCTGCCCATACAGAAGAAGAAATCCGAATTCTAATGAATCAAAGTGCAAGCACAGGCATTATAGATAAAGATGAAATGACATTGTTCGATAATGTGTTCGAGTTCGCAGATCGCGTAGCACGTGAAGTCATGCTGCCTCGAACGGATATGGATTGCTTGTTAACAAATATTAGCTATGCGGAAAATCTGAAGCAAGTCTATGCTACGAAGCACACTCGCTATCCAGTAGGGATAGAGGATAAAGATCAAATCATCGGTTTCGTCCATATTACCGACCTACTTATGTCAGATCCAGATGAGGAGCACAACTTAGAAGAATTTCTTCGTCCGATCCTCAGTGTGCCTGAATCGATGGAAATTAGTAAAGTGCTTAAGCTGATGCAGAAAAGAAAAGCTCAGCTCGCGATCGTTATTGATGAATATGGTGGGACTGCGGGTATGCTTACTGCTGAGACGATCATGGAAGAGATAGTTGGAGAAATTCATGATGAATTTGATGATGAACTTCCAAGTGTTGTCATTAAAGGTGAATTAACTTCAGTGGACGGGCGTATGCTCATAGAAGACGTGAACGACATGTTCGGCATTGAGATTGAAGATGAAGAGGTTGATTCAATCGGAGGTTGGATATTTAATTATCTTGAAGGGAACGTTTCGAAAGGCCAGAAGATAAGCTTCGAGGGTTACACGTTCGAAATTGCCCAAACAGAACGACTTCGCGTCATTAGACTTCACATTTACAAAAACAAGCCATTGCCAGCCAAGCCACAGGAGTCAAATCAATAA
- the ytvI gene encoding sporulation integral membrane protein YtvI, which translates to MPLRIWLLMGVSLAFLYLLFTVGAPFLLALVVTIFLEPLTKLLMSKARMNRLAASITTSSLFILILFGSIGLIGMKLVIELTNFFNHLPEILTNANSYLKDLLKDVQSYSNKGAVPFPDQLEQWLSNMTSALGQLSLKISNVLLKFASGVPDFFVFFIVFIIAVYLFSLGLPSMHSTFLSIFEEKSKLQVKEVLESLRNSVFGFLRAQLLISMITYIITFIGLLVIGTNYPLAIALLIVVVDILPILGTGSVLIPWAIYQMAFGETYVGVGLLVLFLVITVVRRIVEPKILGDAVGIGALSALISLYVGYELVGIIGVFLGPIVVIVFTAMSKAGLFDFKIKI; encoded by the coding sequence GTGCCACTTCGAATATGGCTATTAATGGGTGTGTCATTAGCTTTTTTGTACCTGTTATTTACTGTTGGTGCTCCGTTTTTGCTTGCATTAGTCGTAACCATATTCTTGGAACCATTAACAAAGCTGCTTATGTCAAAGGCTCGAATGAATCGTCTGGCTGCTTCGATTACTACGAGTTCATTATTTATACTCATTCTATTTGGCTCTATAGGTCTGATTGGCATGAAGCTAGTTATCGAGTTAACGAATTTTTTTAATCATTTACCTGAAATTTTGACGAATGCGAATAGTTATTTAAAAGATTTACTGAAAGATGTTCAGAGCTACTCGAACAAAGGTGCAGTTCCATTTCCTGATCAACTAGAGCAATGGCTTTCTAATATGACGTCGGCATTAGGCCAGTTGTCACTCAAAATTTCGAATGTGCTCCTAAAGTTTGCTTCAGGTGTGCCTGATTTCTTCGTTTTCTTTATCGTATTTATTATAGCTGTGTATCTATTCTCCCTGGGTCTACCTTCGATGCATAGTACTTTCCTTTCAATCTTTGAGGAAAAGTCGAAGCTACAGGTGAAGGAAGTGCTTGAAAGCTTACGGAATTCAGTATTCGGTTTTCTACGTGCGCAGCTTTTGATCAGCATGATTACATATATCATTACTTTCATTGGCTTACTTGTGATCGGTACGAATTATCCGCTTGCCATTGCATTGTTGATTGTAGTTGTTGATATATTGCCAATATTAGGTACAGGCTCGGTGCTTATACCGTGGGCGATCTATCAAATGGCGTTCGGAGAAACTTATGTCGGAGTTGGATTGCTGGTGCTGTTCCTTGTCATCACAGTCGTTCGCCGTATTGTGGAGCCAAAGATTCTAGGCGATGCGGTTGGTATTGGTGCCTTATCTGCACTGATTAGCCTCTATGTAGGGTACGAACTAGTGGGGATTATAGGGGTTTTCCTCGGTCCTATCGTCGTTATTGTATTTACTGCAATGTCTAAAGCGGGGTTGTTCGATTTCAAAATCAAAATTTAA
- a CDS encoding Fur family transcriptional regulator: protein MQSGKDILEAMARNGWRITDQRRTLAHLFSTNSSYLSPKDVYDVMSQKYPSVSFETVYRNLRMLSEMGVLEQFYFIDGGLKFKGSCLEHHHHHLICVNCEKTLTFNYCPMDQQLNLPGHYQILNHRFEVYGVCEECQEPAPNDRADSSAN, encoded by the coding sequence ATGCAGTCGGGGAAGGACATTTTAGAGGCGATGGCTCGTAACGGATGGAGAATAACAGATCAACGCAGAACATTGGCACACTTATTTTCCACGAATAGCAGCTATTTATCTCCCAAAGACGTCTACGATGTGATGAGTCAAAAATATCCAAGTGTCAGTTTTGAAACGGTATATCGAAATTTGCGAATGCTCAGTGAGATGGGCGTATTGGAGCAATTTTACTTTATTGATGGCGGATTGAAATTTAAAGGTAGCTGTCTAGAGCATCATCATCATCATCTCATTTGCGTCAATTGCGAGAAGACATTGACGTTTAATTATTGTCCAATGGATCAACAATTAAATTTACCGGGGCATTATCAAATTCTTAATCATCGCTTTGAAGTATATGGCGTCTGCGAGGAATGCCAAGAACCAGCCCCAAATGACAGAGCTGATTCATCAGCAAATTAA
- a CDS encoding manganese catalase family protein: MWIYEKKLQYPVRVSKCDPRMAKYLVEQYGGADGELSAALRYLNQRYTIPDKVVGLLTDIGTEEFAHLEMIATMIYKLTKDATPEQLEEAGLGANFVNHDGAMFYNNAAGVPWTAAYIATKGDPIADLYEDIAAEEKARATYQWLIDYTDDVDIQDSLRFLRQREIIHALRFKEAVEILKADREQKKVY, translated from the coding sequence ATGTGGATTTATGAAAAAAAACTTCAGTACCCCGTAAGAGTGAGCAAGTGCGATCCGAGAATGGCAAAATACTTAGTGGAGCAATACGGCGGAGCAGACGGAGAGCTTTCAGCGGCGCTTCGTTACTTAAACCAGCGATATACAATTCCTGATAAAGTCGTTGGACTGTTAACCGACATCGGCACCGAAGAATTCGCACATTTAGAAATGATCGCAACAATGATTTATAAGTTAACGAAGGATGCAACCCCTGAACAGCTAGAGGAGGCGGGGCTTGGAGCTAACTTCGTCAATCATGACGGTGCGATGTTCTACAACAATGCAGCAGGAGTCCCATGGACAGCAGCCTATATCGCAACCAAGGGCGATCCAATCGCTGATTTGTATGAGGATATTGCAGCGGAGGAGAAAGCGCGAGCAACTTATCAATGGCTCATCGATTACACTGACGATGTAGATATTCAAGATAGCTTGAGGTTCCTACGTCAGCGTGAAATCATCCATGCCTTAAGATTTAAAGAAGCAGTTGAAATATTGAAAGCCGATCGGGAGCAAAAAAAAGTATATTAA
- a CDS encoding spore coat protein CotJB, with protein sequence MDERDGRNEPQGHKEYCDELEQLQKVQFALVELTLYLDTHPTDMQAIQQFNQLAQQRQQLASAFELKHGPLMQFGHSFSRYPWQWIESPWPWQV encoded by the coding sequence ATGGATGAACGAGATGGACGGAATGAACCACAGGGTCATAAGGAGTATTGTGACGAGCTAGAGCAGCTTCAAAAAGTACAATTTGCTTTAGTTGAGCTCACCTTGTATTTAGACACTCATCCCACAGACATGCAAGCGATCCAGCAGTTCAATCAGCTAGCGCAACAACGCCAACAGCTTGCAAGTGCTTTCGAACTAAAACATGGACCCTTAATGCAATTCGGACATAGCTTCTCAAGATATCCTTGGCAATGGATTGAATCGCCTTGGCCTTGGCAAGTATGA
- a CDS encoding spore coat associated protein CotJA — translation MYDAQWREWKPYISPNDPCPPIRIKWYIVPPNQFINFQPINLPQFSLDEALCKGTLWPALYSPYPSRRAVKGGKTNG, via the coding sequence ATGTACGATGCACAGTGGCGCGAATGGAAGCCTTATATTAGCCCTAACGACCCTTGTCCACCCATTCGGATAAAGTGGTATATTGTGCCTCCGAATCAATTCATCAACTTCCAACCGATTAATTTACCCCAATTCAGCTTAGACGAAGCATTGTGTAAAGGAACTTTATGGCCCGCACTCTATAGTCCATATCCTTCTAGACGAGCGGTAAAGGGAGGAAAGACGAATGGATGA
- a CDS encoding ABC transporter ATP-binding protein: protein MIELTHVSKIYKHRTAINDISLKLPVGKIIGIVGENGSGKSTLLKLMAGLLHPTSGSVTVNGETANRRISKVVSYLSEHESFYSMFTIKEAIAFQASQFIDFNVAKAEEIISFMKLDTNMKIRDLSKGNGGRVKIALTLAREVPYLLMDEPLSGLDPLARESIVKGMISFVNLESQTLIMTSHEIKEIESILDSFIAIREGSLIRMTDVEELRESEGLGITEWMKKAYV, encoded by the coding sequence ATGATTGAATTGACCCATGTTTCAAAGATATATAAGCATCGTACCGCCATTAATGACATTTCACTTAAACTTCCCGTGGGCAAAATCATCGGCATCGTTGGCGAGAACGGCAGCGGAAAGTCTACATTATTAAAGCTTATGGCTGGACTTTTGCATCCGACAAGCGGTTCAGTAACCGTCAATGGTGAGACTGCGAATCGAAGAATCAGTAAGGTTGTTTCCTACTTATCAGAGCATGAATCGTTCTACTCCATGTTCACGATAAAAGAAGCCATTGCCTTTCAAGCATCGCAATTTATTGATTTCAATGTCGCTAAAGCTGAAGAGATCATTTCGTTTATGAAACTAGACACAAATATGAAAATAAGGGATCTCTCCAAAGGAAATGGCGGTCGAGTAAAAATCGCGCTTACTTTAGCCAGAGAAGTGCCTTACCTCTTAATGGATGAACCACTGTCAGGTCTTGATCCGTTAGCGCGAGAATCTATCGTGAAGGGAATGATTTCTTTTGTCAACTTGGAATCTCAGACATTAATTATGACGAGCCATGAGATTAAGGAAATCGAATCGATTTTAGACAGCTTCATTGCCATCAGAGAAGGTTCATTGATAAGAATGACAGATGTCGAGGAATTACGTGAATCAGAAGGACTGGGTATAACGGAATGGATGAAGAAGGCCTATGTTTAG
- a CDS encoding GntR family transcriptional regulator: protein MDEFNTSKPIYLQLADRINRQIVSNELKAGQKLQSVREMALSYNVNPNTIQRTYSELEREGILETKRGQGTFIIESENRLIQLRESLKEEQILTFVQVMQEMGYSSDEIISGLQDHFKKIEKGDA from the coding sequence ATGGATGAATTTAATACTTCTAAACCAATCTATCTGCAGCTGGCAGATCGAATCAATCGACAGATTGTAAGCAATGAGTTAAAAGCTGGCCAGAAGCTTCAATCTGTCCGTGAGATGGCGCTTTCCTATAACGTCAACCCGAATACGATCCAGCGTACTTACAGCGAGCTGGAACGAGAAGGCATTTTGGAAACAAAAAGAGGTCAGGGAACTTTCATCATTGAAAGTGAGAACCGCTTAATTCAGCTGCGTGAGAGCTTGAAAGAGGAACAGATCCTAACGTTTGTCCAGGTCATGCAGGAAATGGGATACAGCTCAGATGAAATCATCTCAGGACTTCAAGATCACTTTAAAAAAATAGAAAAAGGAGATGCGTAA